A region of Cellulophaga sp. RHA19 DNA encodes the following proteins:
- a CDS encoding 2-isopropylmalate synthase: MSKDKVQIFDTTLRDGEQVPGCKLDAKQKLIIAERLDLLGVDVIEAGFPISSPGDFNSVMEISKLVKNATVCGLTRAVKKDIEVAAEAVKYAKRPRIHTGIGTSDSHIKHKFNSNKDQIIERAVAAVKYAKTFVEDVEFYAEDAGRTDNEFLARVCTEVVKAGATVLNIPDTTGYCLPEEYGAKMKYLYENVEGIHKAILSCHCHNDLGLATANSIAGVMNGARQIECTINGIGERAGNTSLEEVVMILRQHPNLNLDTDINSKLLYDTSLMVSSKMGMPVQPNKAIVGANAFAHSSGIHQDGVIKNRETYEIIDPADVGVNESSIVLTARSGRAALAYRAKNIGYELTKTQLDVVYTEFLNFADRKKEVVDEDIHEIISVCNIQIETTV, encoded by the coding sequence ATGAGTAAAGATAAAGTTCAAATATTTGACACCACACTAAGAGACGGAGAGCAAGTCCCAGGATGTAAGTTAGACGCTAAGCAAAAGCTAATAATAGCAGAGCGTTTAGACTTATTAGGGGTAGATGTAATAGAAGCTGGTTTCCCAATATCTAGCCCAGGAGATTTTAATTCTGTAATGGAAATATCTAAATTAGTTAAAAATGCAACAGTTTGTGGTTTAACTAGAGCTGTAAAAAAAGATATAGAAGTTGCTGCAGAGGCTGTAAAATACGCTAAAAGACCAAGAATACATACTGGTATTGGAACATCTGACTCGCACATAAAGCACAAATTTAATTCTAACAAGGATCAAATTATAGAAAGAGCTGTGGCTGCTGTAAAATACGCAAAAACATTTGTTGAAGATGTAGAGTTTTACGCAGAAGATGCAGGTAGAACAGACAATGAATTTTTAGCAAGAGTATGCACAGAAGTTGTAAAAGCTGGTGCAACTGTATTAAATATACCAGATACAACTGGATATTGTTTACCTGAAGAATACGGTGCTAAAATGAAATACTTATATGAAAATGTAGAAGGCATTCACAAAGCAATTTTATCTTGTCACTGTCACAACGATTTAGGTTTAGCAACTGCAAACTCTATTGCTGGTGTTATGAATGGTGCAAGACAAATAGAATGTACTATTAACGGTATTGGAGAACGCGCTGGTAACACTTCATTAGAAGAAGTAGTTATGATATTAAGACAGCATCCAAACCTTAATTTAGATACAGATATTAATAGTAAACTACTTTATGATACTAGTTTAATGGTATCTAGCAAAATGGGAATGCCAGTGCAACCTAACAAAGCAATTGTTGGCGCAAATGCATTTGCACATAGTTCTGGCATACACCAAGACGGCGTAATTAAAAACAGAGAGACTTACGAAATTATAGACCCTGCAGATGTTGGCGTTAACGAATCTTCTATAGTACTTACTGCACGTAGTGGTAGAGCCGCTTTAGCTTACAGAGCTAAAAATATTGGTTACGAACTTACTAAAACACAATTAGATGTGGTTTACACAGAGTTTTTAAATTTTGCTGATAGAAAAAAAGAAGTAGTAGATGAAGACATACATGAAATAATAAGTGTCTGTAACATACAAATAGAAACAACCGTATAA
- the leuB gene encoding 3-isopropylmalate dehydrogenase produces MNLKIALLGGDGIGPEVLAQAVKCLQSVETTFNHHFTFSPALVGATAIDQTGNPLPDETLEICRNSDAVLFGAIGAPKYDNDPNAKVRPEQGLLKLRKELGLFSNVRPVHVYQSLIDRSPLKKEIISGVDFTIYRELTGGIYFGEKKLNEKGTVASDLCEYSEKEISRIAHLAFKAAKNRRKKVTLVDKANVLESSRLWRKVVTRIGESYPEIELDFLFVDNAAMQMILNPSQFDVILTNNMFGDIISDEASVITGSIGLLASASVGAENAMFEPIHGSFPQATGLDIANPIAAILSAAMLLEHHGLNEEAQAIQMAVENAIINNVVTSDLNPDSTLGTDYVGDYIANSIVDTDEYLHLNNENIGLGKSTII; encoded by the coding sequence ATGAATTTAAAAATAGCTCTTCTTGGCGGTGATGGTATAGGACCAGAGGTTCTTGCACAAGCTGTTAAATGTCTACAATCTGTAGAAACTACATTTAACCACCATTTCACCTTTTCCCCTGCCTTAGTTGGCGCTACTGCTATAGACCAAACTGGTAATCCGTTGCCAGATGAAACCTTAGAAATCTGTAGAAACTCAGATGCTGTTTTATTTGGTGCTATTGGCGCTCCTAAATATGATAATGATCCTAATGCTAAAGTTCGCCCAGAACAAGGTTTACTTAAACTTAGGAAAGAGTTAGGCTTGTTTAGTAATGTTAGGCCTGTACATGTATACCAGAGCCTAATAGACAGATCACCGCTAAAAAAGGAAATTATTTCTGGAGTAGACTTTACCATTTACAGAGAATTAACTGGTGGTATCTATTTTGGAGAAAAAAAATTAAACGAAAAAGGAACAGTTGCATCTGACCTTTGTGAGTATTCTGAAAAAGAAATAAGCAGAATTGCTCATTTAGCATTTAAAGCGGCAAAAAACAGAAGAAAAAAAGTAACACTTGTAGATAAAGCAAATGTATTAGAGTCTTCTAGATTATGGCGTAAAGTAGTTACTAGAATAGGTGAAAGTTATCCTGAAATAGAATTAGACTTTTTATTTGTTGATAATGCTGCTATGCAAATGATATTAAATCCATCACAGTTTGATGTTATTTTAACTAACAATATGTTTGGCGATATTATTTCTGATGAAGCTAGCGTTATAACTGGTTCTATTGGTTTACTTGCCTCTGCATCTGTAGGTGCAGAAAATGCAATGTTTGAGCCTATACACGGTTCTTTTCCGCAGGCAACGGGCTTGGATATTGCCAATCCAATTGCCGCTATATTATCTGCCGCAATGTTACTAGAACATCACGGTTTAAATGAAGAAGCACAAGCCATACAAATGGCTGTAGAAAATGCTATTATTAATAATGTTGTTACATCAGATCTAAATCCAGATAGCACATTAGGAACAGATTATGTTGGCGATTATATTGCTAACAGCATTGTAGATACAGATGAATATTTACACTTAAACAACGAAAACATAGGCTTAGGAAAATCTACTATTATTTAG
- a CDS encoding peroxiredoxin family protein, protein MFTGKLTDSVLEGTFYSGNHFKEPFLAKRNESYELPADTTLTYLNEGYKKLDFSFPDVNNKTISLSDKVYQNKVVIVQIMGTWCPNCLDETKFLTQFLKDNKNEDLKIISLAFEYAKTKESAFNKIKRLKEKIGVEYPILLAQYGNSSKQKAQQKLPMLNHILSYPTTILIDRSGNVRKIHTGFNGPATGEKYTEFKTDFTQTINSLLKEKSTK, encoded by the coding sequence TTGTTTACTGGTAAATTAACAGATTCGGTTTTAGAAGGAACTTTTTATTCTGGTAATCATTTTAAAGAACCTTTTTTAGCAAAAAGAAACGAAAGTTATGAGCTGCCTGCAGATACCACACTTACCTATTTAAATGAAGGTTATAAAAAGTTAGATTTTTCTTTTCCTGATGTAAATAACAAGACCATTTCTTTAAGTGATAAGGTTTATCAAAATAAAGTGGTAATAGTACAAATTATGGGTACTTGGTGCCCTAATTGTTTAGATGAAACAAAGTTTTTAACTCAGTTTTTAAAAGACAATAAAAATGAAGATTTAAAAATAATTTCATTAGCTTTTGAATATGCTAAAACAAAAGAAAGTGCTTTTAATAAAATAAAGCGTTTAAAAGAAAAAATAGGAGTAGAGTATCCTATTTTATTGGCGCAATATGGTAATTCTAGCAAGCAAAAGGCACAACAGAAATTACCAATGTTAAATCATATTTTGTCTTACCCAACAACAATACTAATTGATAGAAGTGGTAATGTGCGTAAAATACACACAGGGTTTAATGGGCCTGCTACAGGAGAAAAATACACAGAATTTAAAACCGATTTTACGCAAACAATAAATAGCTTATTAAAGGAAAAATCTACTAAATAA
- the pheT gene encoding phenylalanine--tRNA ligase subunit beta: MKISYNWLKQFLHIDWEADKTAELLTDLGLEVEGISEFESVKGGLKGIVVGHVLTCVKHPNADKLKLTTVDIGADAPVQIVCGAPNVDKGQKVPVATIGTTLYTEEGEAWKIKKGKIRGEESHGMICAEDELGLGKGHDGIMVLAEDLKPGTPCSEIFEIELDTVFEIGLTPNRADAMSHFGVARDLRAGLIQQEIKKELITPPVTNFNVENRSLKVAVDVLDKDLAPRYCGVTISNLEVKDSPDWLKNRLRSIGLTPKNNVVDATNYVLHELGQPLHAFDANKVKGHKIEVKTVAAGTKFTTLDDVERELHEEDLMICDEEKPLCIAGIFGGKDSGVTENTTAIFLESAYFNPVSVRKSAKRHGLNTDASFRFERGIDIQNVEYALRRAASLIKEIAGGDITSDIVDLYPKKVEDHEVFLTYEKINKLIGQNIPGETIKSILTSLDIKVKNVSESGMGLAIPFYRVDVQRQVDVIEEILRVYGYNNINFTTKLNASIASTSRFEDYKLQNVIGNQLASQGFYEIMANSLTTIDYNKHSENLKDDNSVVMLNPLSSDLSALRQSMLFSGLEAISHNINRKSLNLKFFEFGKTYHKFLDKRIENKHLSLFLTGKQEDDNWYATQNKSDFFYLKSYIETVFSKLGILKTNSSPVENDIFQEGLVLKSKKLTLVEFGVIKPSITSDFDIKQEVLFADFNWDNIIKLAAENTVAFKEISKYPTVKRDFALLLDTKVNFKDLYDIAFETEKKYLKEVNLFDVYTGDKLPEGKKSYAVSFTLSDDKDTLKDKQIDKIMSKLRNNYEKKLGAELR; the protein is encoded by the coding sequence ATGAAAATATCTTACAACTGGTTAAAACAGTTTTTACATATTGATTGGGAAGCTGATAAAACGGCAGAATTATTAACAGATTTAGGTTTAGAAGTAGAAGGCATTTCTGAATTTGAAAGTGTTAAAGGTGGACTAAAAGGTATTGTGGTTGGGCACGTATTAACATGCGTAAAACACCCTAACGCAGATAAACTAAAATTAACTACTGTAGATATAGGCGCAGATGCTCCTGTACAAATAGTTTGTGGCGCTCCCAATGTAGACAAAGGACAAAAAGTACCCGTTGCTACTATTGGCACTACCCTTTACACGGAAGAGGGTGAAGCTTGGAAAATTAAAAAGGGAAAAATACGTGGTGAAGAAAGCCACGGAATGATTTGTGCTGAAGACGAACTTGGTTTAGGCAAAGGTCATGATGGTATTATGGTTTTAGCAGAAGACTTAAAACCTGGAACTCCTTGTTCTGAAATTTTTGAAATAGAATTAGATACCGTTTTTGAAATTGGTTTAACACCAAACCGAGCAGATGCAATGAGCCACTTTGGTGTTGCAAGAGATTTAAGAGCCGGATTAATTCAGCAAGAGATTAAAAAAGAATTAATTACACCTCCTGTAACAAATTTTAATGTTGAAAATAGATCATTAAAAGTTGCTGTAGATGTTTTAGATAAAGATTTAGCACCTAGATATTGCGGTGTAACCATAAGTAACTTAGAAGTTAAAGATTCTCCTGATTGGTTAAAAAACAGGTTACGATCAATAGGGTTAACTCCTAAAAACAACGTTGTAGATGCTACCAACTATGTACTACATGAGCTAGGACAGCCATTACACGCTTTTGATGCTAACAAAGTTAAAGGTCACAAAATAGAAGTTAAGACTGTTGCTGCTGGTACAAAATTTACAACCTTAGATGATGTAGAAAGAGAACTACATGAAGAAGATCTAATGATATGTGATGAAGAAAAACCATTATGTATAGCTGGTATTTTTGGAGGCAAAGACTCTGGAGTAACAGAAAATACTACTGCAATATTTTTAGAAAGTGCTTATTTTAATCCTGTTTCTGTACGTAAAAGTGCCAAAAGACACGGTTTAAATACAGATGCTTCTTTTAGATTTGAAAGAGGTATAGACATACAAAATGTAGAATATGCATTACGCAGAGCAGCTTCATTAATTAAAGAAATTGCTGGTGGTGATATTACATCAGACATTGTAGATCTTTACCCTAAAAAAGTTGAAGATCACGAAGTATTTTTAACGTACGAAAAAATTAACAAGTTAATTGGTCAAAACATACCAGGAGAAACAATAAAATCTATTTTAACATCCTTAGATATTAAAGTAAAAAATGTTTCGGAATCTGGAATGGGACTTGCCATACCTTTTTACCGTGTAGATGTACAAAGACAAGTAGATGTTATTGAAGAAATTCTTAGAGTTTATGGTTATAACAACATTAACTTTACAACAAAACTTAATGCATCTATAGCTTCTACATCTAGGTTTGAAGATTATAAGTTACAAAACGTAATTGGAAACCAATTGGCTAGTCAAGGTTTTTATGAAATTATGGCAAATAGCTTAACAACTATAGACTATAATAAACACTCTGAAAACTTAAAGGATGACAACTCTGTTGTTATGCTAAACCCTCTTAGCTCTGACTTGTCTGCATTAAGACAGTCTATGCTATTTAGCGGCTTAGAAGCAATATCACACAACATAAACAGAAAGAGTCTAAATCTAAAGTTTTTTGAATTTGGAAAAACGTACCATAAATTTTTAGACAAAAGAATAGAAAATAAGCATTTATCTTTATTCTTAACAGGCAAACAGGAAGATGACAACTGGTATGCTACACAAAACAAATCAGATTTCTTTTACCTAAAATCTTATATAGAAACTGTTTTTAGTAAACTTGGAATACTTAAAACAAATTCTTCTCCTGTTGAAAACGATATTTTTCAAGAAGGTTTAGTATTAAAATCTAAAAAACTTACTCTTGTAGAGTTTGGTGTTATTAAACCATCTATTACATCAGATTTTGATATAAAACAAGAAGTATTATTTGCAGATTTTAACTGGGATAATATTATAAAGTTAGCAGCAGAAAATACAGTTGCATTTAAAGAAATTAGCAAATACCCTACTGTAAAAAGAGATTTTGCTTTATTGCTAGATACAAAAGTTAACTTTAAAGATCTTTATGATATAGCTTTTGAAACAGAAAAGAAGTATTTAAAAGAAGTTAATTTATTTGATGTGTACACAGGAGATAAACTTCCTGAAGGTAAAAAATCTTATGCGGTAAGTTTTACCCTGTCTGACGATAAAGACACATTAAAAGACAAGCAAATAGATAAAATTATGTCTAAGCTTAGAAACAACTACGAGAAAAAGTTAGGAGCAGAATTAAGATAG
- a CDS encoding fasciclin domain-containing protein, producing MKFPLIHLLLALVSAGYLSAQNSSTTTANQGMNPDFSIVENTQQSQTHKTLLAAMQGSDLEDLLRNDGPFTVFAPNDKAFSKISSEKITKLLKSENKKDLTSLLTYHIIAGKISASKILKAMCQGNGVATYTTIQGKKIVATMKGTDIILTDALGHSAKITAADAEQCNGVMHLIDSVILPKQI from the coding sequence ATGAAATTCCCCCTAATTCATCTACTACTAGCCTTAGTATCTGCAGGCTATTTATCAGCTCAAAATTCTTCTACAACTACTGCAAATCAAGGGATGAACCCCGATTTTTCCATTGTAGAGAATACACAACAATCACAAACACATAAGACTTTATTGGCAGCAATGCAAGGGTCAGATTTAGAAGACTTGTTACGTAACGATGGTCCTTTTACGGTGTTTGCACCTAATGACAAAGCTTTTAGTAAAATATCGTCAGAGAAAATAACTAAGTTGCTTAAAAGTGAAAATAAAAAAGATTTAACCTCTTTACTTACTTATCATATAATTGCAGGTAAAATATCTGCATCAAAAATTTTAAAGGCAATGTGCCAGGGTAATGGTGTTGCAACTTATACTACTATACAAGGTAAAAAAATTGTTGCTACAATGAAAGGTACAGATATTATACTTACAGATGCTTTAGGGCATTCTGCAAAAATTACAGCTGCAGATGCAGAACAGTGTAATGGTGTAATGCATCTTATAGACAGCGTAATTTTGCCAAAGCAGATTTAA
- a CDS encoding ABC-F family ATP-binding cassette domain-containing protein yields MLSVSNLSVQFGKRILFDDVNVTFTQGNCYGIIGANGAGKSTFLKVLSGQIDATSGHVHLEAGKRMSILEQNHNAYDEFTVQETVVMGNKPLYKIKKEIDALYADYDDANADRIGELQVLFEEMDGWNADSAAATMLSNLGISEEFHFSSMADLDSKLKVRVLLAQALFGSPDVLIMDEPTNDLDYETINWLERFLAGYDNTVIVVSHDRHFLDAVCTSIGDIDFGKLNLYSGNYTFWYESSQLAARQRAQQNKKAEEKAKELQEFIMRFSANVAKSKQATSRKKMLSKLKIDDIKPSSRRYPAIIFEREREAGDQILNVENLSATSEDGDLLFKDVNINLAKGDKVAIISKDSRASTAFYEIVNNNKQATTGEFQWGVTTSQSYLPADNSDFFNKPINLVDWLRQWAKTEEEREEVHIRGFLGKMLFSGEEGLKKCTVLSGGEKVRCMLSRMMMLRANVVMLDEPTNHLDLESITAFNNSLKNFKGTVLFTTHDHEFANTVANRIIELTPNGAIDRYLTFDEYMSDKSIKEQREKLYQS; encoded by the coding sequence ATGCTATCAGTATCTAATTTATCTGTTCAATTTGGAAAAAGAATCCTTTTTGATGATGTTAACGTAACTTTTACTCAAGGAAATTGTTATGGTATAATTGGTGCCAATGGTGCTGGTAAATCTACCTTTTTAAAAGTACTATCTGGGCAAATTGATGCCACTTCTGGACACGTACATTTAGAGGCAGGAAAAAGAATGTCTATTCTAGAGCAGAACCACAATGCTTATGATGAGTTTACAGTGCAAGAAACAGTGGTAATGGGTAATAAGCCATTATATAAAATTAAGAAAGAAATTGATGCCCTTTATGCAGATTATGATGATGCTAATGCAGACAGAATAGGGGAGTTGCAAGTTCTTTTTGAAGAAATGGATGGTTGGAATGCAGATAGTGCAGCCGCTACAATGTTGTCTAACTTGGGTATATCTGAAGAGTTTCATTTTTCTTCAATGGCAGATTTAGATTCAAAATTAAAAGTACGTGTGTTATTAGCTCAAGCTTTATTTGGTAGTCCTGATGTTTTAATTATGGATGAGCCTACTAACGACTTGGATTATGAAACCATTAATTGGTTAGAGCGCTTTTTAGCTGGTTATGATAATACTGTAATTGTAGTATCTCACGATAGACACTTTTTAGATGCTGTTTGTACTTCTATAGGTGATATAGATTTTGGTAAACTAAACTTGTATTCTGGTAACTATACGTTCTGGTATGAGAGTAGTCAACTTGCAGCAAGACAAAGGGCACAACAAAATAAGAAAGCAGAAGAAAAAGCAAAAGAACTACAAGAGTTTATTATGCGTTTTAGTGCTAACGTTGCAAAAAGTAAACAAGCAACGTCTAGAAAAAAGATGCTTTCTAAATTAAAAATTGATGATATTAAACCATCAAGTAGAAGGTATCCTGCAATTATTTTTGAAAGAGAAAGAGAAGCCGGAGATCAAATATTAAATGTAGAAAATCTTTCAGCAACCTCAGAAGATGGTGATTTACTTTTTAAAGATGTAAATATAAATTTAGCCAAAGGAGATAAGGTAGCTATAATTTCTAAAGATTCTAGAGCAAGTACTGCTTTTTATGAAATTGTAAATAATAACAAACAAGCTACTACAGGTGAATTTCAATGGGGTGTTACAACATCACAATCTTATTTGCCAGCAGATAACTCAGATTTCTTTAATAAACCAATAAACCTAGTAGATTGGTTGCGTCAATGGGCAAAAACTGAAGAAGAAAGAGAAGAAGTACACATTAGAGGCTTTTTGGGTAAAATGCTTTTTAGTGGAGAAGAAGGGTTAAAAAAATGTACAGTACTTTCCGGAGGTGAAAAAGTGCGTTGTATGTTAAGTAGAATGATGATGCTTAGAGCTAATGTTGTTATGCTAGATGAGCCTACAAACCACTTGGATTTAGAGAGTATTACTGCGTTTAACAATTCATTAAAAAACTTTAAAGGAACAGTATTGTTTACTACACATGATCATGAGTTTGCTAATACAGTTGCTAATAGAATAATAGAGTTGACGCCTAATGGAGCTATAGATAGATACTTAACTTTTGATGAGTATATGTCTGATAAGTCTATAAAAGAGCAAAGAGAAAAGCTGTACCAATCTTAA
- a CDS encoding thioredoxin-like domain-containing protein: MNKFLLFLSISLLISCGEKQKNSPYIYFAGEIVNPKNDSVVLYKDDRKVCSRKLDNDNRFAFELDSSAEEGLYHFGHKEVQYIYLEKGDSLLIRVNTVDFDESLVFDGIGQEINNFLLEMFLIHENEELNIVDKLYVLEPKAFSKKVDSLHSIKINALNNLKIDANLSDNAVTIAKTGIDYTTYLYKEKYPFKHRRALKEKALMQPPEDFYAYRKDLTYNNPNYTYITPYYNFMKQHFGGMSYINCKEGCELNGSYYINQLHFSEHQLRLIDSMVGEKNLKDNLIRNVALNYLLRSDDTYENNKAFMTDLHKIASKNKHIAEIDSLFVNIEKLQPGSVLPGIYVQNINGEQKTLKTISEEQKNVVFYFWMGENNIHFKNIINRVNDLKEKTKNNYTFVGISLRTNKKNWENIVKANNLTKETQYRADDLKKINNALIINGKLNRAIITKNGKITNGFANMYGQF; this comes from the coding sequence ATGAATAAATTTTTACTCTTTCTTTCCATTTCTTTATTAATAAGTTGTGGTGAGAAACAAAAAAACTCCCCATACATATACTTTGCTGGTGAAATTGTAAACCCCAAAAACGACAGTGTTGTCTTATATAAAGATGACCGTAAAGTTTGCTCTAGAAAATTAGACAATGATAATAGGTTTGCTTTTGAATTAGATTCTTCTGCTGAAGAAGGTTTATATCATTTTGGGCATAAAGAAGTACAATATATATACTTAGAAAAAGGAGATAGCCTATTAATACGAGTTAATACGGTAGATTTTGATGAGTCGTTGGTATTTGATGGTATTGGTCAAGAAATAAATAACTTTTTACTTGAAATGTTTTTGATTCATGAGAATGAAGAATTAAACATTGTAGATAAACTATATGTTTTAGAGCCTAAAGCATTTAGTAAAAAAGTTGACTCCTTACACAGTATAAAAATAAATGCATTAAATAATTTAAAGATTGATGCTAATTTATCTGATAACGCGGTAACAATTGCTAAAACAGGAATAGATTACACTACCTATTTATACAAAGAAAAGTATCCTTTTAAACACAGAAGAGCTTTAAAAGAAAAGGCACTTATGCAACCGCCTGAAGATTTTTATGCTTATCGAAAAGATCTTACATACAACAACCCAAATTACACTTACATTACTCCATATTATAATTTTATGAAGCAACACTTTGGAGGTATGTCTTATATTAATTGTAAAGAAGGTTGCGAGCTAAATGGCAGTTACTACATAAACCAATTACATTTTAGCGAACACCAGCTTAGGCTTATAGACAGTATGGTTGGAGAAAAAAATTTAAAAGACAACCTAATAAGAAATGTAGCTTTAAATTACCTTTTACGTTCTGATGATACTTATGAGAACAACAAGGCATTTATGACAGACCTACATAAGATTGCTAGCAAAAACAAACATATAGCAGAAATAGATTCTTTATTTGTTAATATAGAAAAACTACAACCAGGTTCAGTTTTACCAGGAATATACGTTCAGAATATTAACGGAGAACAAAAGACACTAAAAACAATTAGCGAAGAACAAAAAAATGTAGTTTTTTACTTTTGGATGGGAGAAAATAATATTCATTTTAAAAATATCATAAACCGTGTGAATGATTTAAAAGAAAAAACCAAAAACAACTACACTTTTGTTGGTATAAGCTTAAGAACAAATAAGAAAAACTGGGAAAATATTGTAAAAGCTAACAACTTAACCAAAGAAACTCAGTATAGAGCAGATGATTTAAAAAAGATAAACAATGCTTTAATAATAAACGGTAAGCTTAACAGAGCTATAATAACTAAAAATGGTAAAATTACTAATGGCTTTGCTAATATGTATGGTCAGTTCTAG